In one bacterium genomic region, the following are encoded:
- a CDS encoding AAA family ATPase, with protein MSSPSSELRASPPLRLKLGASGEFVLDLQNLELRRGDEAVALEPRPFELLVYLVQHRDRLIAKDELLDCVWPGVAVSDTALSTALKHVRRALGDRGSDPHWIESRRGRGYRFVAPAAALGSADDETPTVDRDRSFGRKPELETLHAAMRSAVDGQGRMVLLSGEPGIGKSFLIERLLEATPSEDIHLLRGWGRTGLEERPLSFWEPIARADLAIDREAGDTASAAARDALEQLVSGQLDPDDLASRNAVETALVEAVQRFARRRPTVLVFEDVDLVDRVSLRVLERILPELPDGSCLVIGTLRTSRPRASDPIASTLANLHRHPWCALLRLDGLDADAIRTLAEPLGLESPSEALVDRLRERTAGNPFQLGALISDPRGLAVALEDQTPPDAVRDEVRGRLASLGPARTEILGAAATGSESVGAEYVAFAAKCPVDAARDSLAAADRSLLGRLAPDGDFLFASPLVREAIYAELPPDRRVEIHRRVGHHLEDPSADTDPLAWMQDGDDQSQDWRDTSFLHVRRGFDALGHLDDGRTRDQFEIELHMTLARAMARSQGWGGETLAAWQRAGELCARHGEARREGIVRFGLAAGLLSLGRMEEALHRYDEILVLGDRADDRMLQVAGCVRAGPLLYLGRAAESVANARNGLGLVLPSDDFGASGFSEDCHVTLRQWLGWSSWFTGETDAGRAALAEAVALARGRDSFALAYSLMWSAVFEVLCEQWQAAARLASESLEVATSERYAVVDSVARMVVAMTEGMCGDAAQAARSAQVFAAALGGMGDSGNRSGAPLMMACLARVQIRAGLDDDASRTIALGLALAKETGRFVDAELLRLDAELAERRGEPSAGRDRLEQALALAQAQGAVALERRVAASMRASESRA; from the coding sequence ATGTCGTCGCCGTCGAGCGAGCTGCGCGCCTCACCGCCCCTCCGCCTGAAGCTCGGGGCCTCGGGCGAGTTCGTCCTCGACCTGCAGAATCTCGAGCTGCGACGGGGGGACGAGGCCGTCGCCCTCGAGCCGCGCCCCTTCGAGCTGCTCGTCTATCTCGTGCAGCATCGGGATCGGCTGATCGCCAAGGACGAGCTGCTCGACTGCGTCTGGCCGGGGGTAGCGGTCTCCGACACTGCCCTCTCTACCGCCCTCAAGCACGTGCGTCGGGCGCTCGGGGATCGCGGCAGCGACCCGCACTGGATCGAGTCGCGCAGGGGCCGCGGCTATCGCTTCGTCGCGCCGGCGGCGGCGCTCGGCAGCGCGGACGACGAGACCCCCACCGTGGATCGCGATCGGTCGTTCGGGCGGAAACCCGAGCTCGAGACGCTTCACGCGGCCATGCGCTCGGCGGTCGACGGTCAGGGGCGGATGGTGCTGCTCTCGGGCGAGCCGGGGATCGGCAAATCGTTCCTCATCGAGCGCCTGCTCGAAGCCACCCCGTCCGAGGACATTCATCTCCTGCGCGGCTGGGGGCGAACCGGCCTCGAGGAGCGGCCCCTGTCATTCTGGGAGCCGATCGCGCGAGCCGATCTCGCAATCGACCGGGAAGCCGGTGACACCGCGTCCGCGGCTGCGCGGGACGCGCTCGAGCAACTCGTCTCGGGGCAGCTCGACCCGGACGATCTCGCGAGCCGGAACGCGGTGGAGACCGCGCTCGTCGAGGCCGTGCAGCGCTTCGCCCGGCGTCGACCGACGGTATTGGTCTTCGAGGACGTCGATCTCGTCGACCGCGTCTCCCTTCGCGTGCTCGAGCGGATCCTGCCCGAGCTGCCCGACGGCTCCTGCCTGGTGATCGGCACGCTGCGGACGTCGCGTCCGCGCGCTTCGGATCCGATCGCTTCCACCCTCGCGAACCTCCACCGTCATCCGTGGTGCGCACTGCTACGCCTCGACGGACTCGACGCCGATGCGATCCGGACGTTGGCGGAGCCTCTCGGCCTCGAGTCGCCGAGCGAAGCGCTCGTCGATCGGCTGCGAGAGCGGACCGCCGGCAATCCCTTCCAGCTTGGCGCGCTGATCTCGGATCCGCGCGGTCTCGCCGTCGCGCTCGAGGACCAGACGCCGCCCGACGCGGTCCGAGACGAAGTGCGCGGTCGACTGGCCTCGCTCGGACCCGCCCGAACCGAGATCCTCGGCGCCGCCGCGACGGGGAGTGAATCGGTGGGGGCGGAGTACGTCGCGTTCGCCGCCAAGTGTCCCGTCGACGCGGCAAGGGATTCGCTCGCCGCGGCGGATCGCTCCCTGCTCGGCCGCCTCGCGCCGGACGGCGACTTCCTCTTCGCGTCGCCGCTCGTGCGGGAAGCGATCTACGCCGAGCTGCCCCCGGATCGCCGCGTCGAGATCCACCGCCGCGTGGGTCACCACCTCGAGGACCCGTCCGCGGACACCGACCCGCTCGCTTGGATGCAGGACGGGGACGACCAGAGTCAGGACTGGCGCGACACCTCTTTCCTGCACGTGCGACGGGGCTTCGACGCGCTGGGTCACCTCGACGACGGTCGCACACGAGACCAGTTCGAGATCGAGCTGCACATGACGCTGGCGCGCGCCATGGCCCGCTCCCAGGGCTGGGGCGGCGAGACCCTCGCCGCCTGGCAGCGAGCGGGAGAGCTCTGTGCGCGCCACGGGGAGGCGCGGCGCGAGGGCATCGTCCGCTTCGGTCTCGCGGCCGGCCTGCTGAGCCTCGGGCGGATGGAAGAGGCCCTGCACCGCTACGACGAGATCCTGGTGCTGGGAGACCGCGCGGACGACCGCATGCTCCAGGTGGCGGGCTGCGTGCGGGCGGGTCCGCTGCTCTATCTCGGCCGCGCCGCGGAGAGCGTCGCCAACGCGCGGAACGGCCTCGGGCTGGTCCTCCCGAGCGACGATTTCGGCGCGTCGGGATTCTCCGAGGACTGTCATGTGACCCTGCGACAGTGGCTCGGATGGTCGTCGTGGTTCACGGGAGAGACCGACGCCGGCCGGGCAGCGCTCGCCGAGGCGGTCGCGCTCGCGCGGGGCCGTGACTCCTTCGCACTCGCCTACTCCCTGATGTGGAGCGCCGTCTTCGAGGTGCTCTGCGAGCAATGGCAGGCCGCCGCTCGACTCGCGAGCGAGTCTCTCGAGGTCGCGACGAGCGAGCGCTACGCGGTCGTCGACTCCGTGGCGCGGATGGTGGTCGCCATGACGGAAGGCATGTGCGGAGACGCCGCGCAGGCGGCACGATCCGCGCAGGTCTTCGCGGCCGCGCTCGGGGGGATGGGCGACTCCGGGAACCGGTCCGGCGCGCCCCTGATGATGGCCTGCCTCGCCCGCGTGCAGATCCGGGCCGGCCTCGACGACGATGCGTCCCGGACGATCGCGCTCGGCCTCGCGCTCGCGAAGGAGACCGGACGTTTCGTCGACGCCGAGCTGCTGCGGCTCGATGCCGAGCTGGCGGAACGGCGCGGCGAGCCGTCGGCCGGTCGGGACCGACTCGAACAGGCGCTCGCGCTCGCACAGGCGCAGGGGGCGGTGGCGCTCGAACGACGGGTCGCGGCCTCGATGCGTGCAAGCGAGAGCCGGGCGTAG
- a CDS encoding LamG domain-containing protein, whose translation MGNELLAGRHTRARVACLVMTASFGWTAAVHAEVRPYVADPDTDLLYSFEEPIGSISDPGDPFYVVDESTNQLDLRNSGGSSPFLGTPGPSGLGRALTATDAYRTFRGYTSDVTDASLIAVDEFTAEAWVRNVAPDAGGQATVFTVHTSDSVAGPPTSFNELVQLQFVEESPSGETRLRLLYFSSGGAEQVFSDVLPTLLPDVWYHVAVTYEGNAPGLDDGVARFYLDAETDAGSDPLRPGTLLTTVSGLADVTPFDGAANGDILIGYTLLGSTRALGGELDEFRYSSAVRTEFELAFEPPANVPGLGLVGGALALLAAGGLGARSRAVARAHPESPSRSKSASETPISRTRSRPAHPDARDPAWSGRR comes from the coding sequence ATGGGCAACGAGCTGCTTGCCGGGCGCCACACCCGGGCGAGGGTGGCGTGTCTCGTGATGACCGCGAGCTTCGGCTGGACGGCGGCGGTCCACGCAGAGGTGCGTCCCTATGTCGCGGACCCGGACACGGATCTGCTGTATTCGTTCGAAGAGCCGATCGGTTCGATCAGCGACCCCGGCGATCCCTTCTACGTGGTCGACGAATCGACGAATCAGCTCGATCTGAGAAACAGCGGGGGTTCGAGCCCCTTTCTCGGCACACCGGGACCGTCCGGTCTGGGCCGCGCCCTGACGGCCACCGACGCCTATCGCACCTTTCGCGGCTACACGTCCGACGTGACCGACGCGTCGCTCATCGCGGTCGACGAGTTCACCGCCGAGGCCTGGGTGCGCAACGTGGCGCCGGACGCGGGGGGACAGGCGACCGTCTTCACCGTGCACACGAGTGACTCCGTGGCCGGGCCGCCCACCTCCTTCAACGAGCTGGTCCAGCTTCAGTTCGTCGAGGAATCTCCGAGCGGAGAAACGCGGCTCCGATTGCTCTACTTCTCGTCGGGTGGGGCGGAGCAGGTGTTCTCGGACGTGCTTCCGACGCTCCTACCGGACGTGTGGTACCACGTCGCCGTCACGTACGAGGGAAACGCGCCGGGTCTGGACGACGGCGTCGCCCGCTTCTACCTCGACGCGGAGACGGATGCGGGTTCGGATCCGCTTCGACCGGGCACGCTGCTCACGACCGTGTCCGGTCTGGCGGACGTCACGCCCTTCGACGGCGCAGCCAACGGCGACATCCTCATCGGCTATACGCTCCTCGGGAGCACGCGCGCTCTCGGCGGTGAGCTGGACGAGTTTCGCTACTCCTCGGCCGTGCGAACGGAGTTCGAGCTGGCGTTCGAACCGCCCGCGAACGTTCCCGGCCTCGGGCTCGTCGGCGGCGCGCTCGCATTGCTCGCGGCCGGAGGACTCGGGGCGCGAAGTCGGGCTGTGGCGCGGGCGCACCCTGAGAGTCCTTCGCGGTCGAAATCGGCGAGCGAGACGCCGATCAGCCGAACACGA